The DNA segment GCTGTTTGCATTCTAACATCCAACAAGCAATGAACTGTGAGTTATTCAAACCAAAGGAAATCAATAAAGTTGTTTGCATACTCTCGATAGTGAATCATATAAATGTTCGTATGGAAACTTAAAGAAGAGTCATCATTTTAACTGGAGAGCAAGTAATAAAGCGGCATAGAAGCAAAAGTGATGTTATATCGCTTTATAGctgcataattaataattcgGTGTGGCGCCGAATAAGAGTTCTGTTGTCTTAAGCTGCAACACAAAGTCCTTCCAGACGAGAAGAGAACAGGACAGCAAGTGGGAAAGCAGCTGccgaaagagagggagagagagagagtaacaTTAAAGTTGAAGTACGCACACCCCAATGAGTCAACGATATAAGTAGAacatttgctgttgtcgcaAGAACAGAATTCAAAATCAATGTTTTTTATGTTGGCGCCAAACTGTCCAcgcaaataaaagaaagaaagacacATTGCTCAACCAAGGGGGgagtgtatgggtgtgtgagtgtagcGAAGAGGAAAACGAGTGGaaggagagagaaagcgagaggATGTTGGCATCAAGCGGAAGCTGCGACTGCTGTTGCTCAGCTGGCGTCAGGCTGTCGACGAACGCACACGcagtcaaacacacacacacacacatttatatatatgttctaacacacacccatacactcTCGCtcattcatacacacacacgcacactcttgCTAGACAAAGGCAGCCAAAAACTATTTGAACTGACGccgcaaaacaacaacacaaataagTGAGAGTTATGCTGACCACTGAACGACTATGAAATACCCTTTCCCCATAGAaagtgcaatgcaatgcatGCACTTCTGTTAACAAGTAACACACGCATTCAAATACCCATTAAACGCATGCGGACACAGGGTATATTCGTTGAAAATGAAACTCACGTAGTTCGCACAAATTTGTAAGTATGTGCACGAGTATCTGGGCTAagacaaataacaacaaatgtaACGAAGccagcaactgctgcagcaacagcaacaactccttcaactgtgtgtgtgtgtgtgtgtgtgtgtgctgtttcGTCCTTGTTGTCATCAAGTACAACTATTTTACTAAAGTAAAATATGCCCTTTTTCACAAGCAATATACAATGGGAAGAGATTGTTTGCAATTcgaaaattttataaatatccagcaactgcaaaattcgtaaagtaaaataaaaacaaattaataaaaattactcGAGAAACGTAAATGATTGAAATCcattaaaatatcatttaattgatatatatgtataaatattataaatataaatgaataagatcacgaaaatataatataaaatatatacaaaataaaaaataattcaaataaacaaagcacacgtacataacatacataacataacaacaataaaacaaataaataaataataaaacaaataagaaaaagtgtaatagaaaaaacataaaatcaaaGATTGATGGagatataaatgaaaataaaatgatcaTGTATTAAAACTctaatttttatgtaaatatgttcttcctttaaataaaaaagttgaatttattcAACCTAagctcaattttattttaaacataagactagttttatatagaaataaaaaataataccaaataaacaaaaatggagCGCGTTAATGAAATGTTATACCGGTAGTATACCCTTGTATTTGGTTAATCGCTGAAGGGTATTGGAAAACACACAAAGTTATGCTATTAGTTTTGGCTGGCGATGACGCTGCGTAACTGTGACTGGGCCACAAAACAATTGTGCAGACATTTTGGCATCAACTGTTGGCCAGAaccgtttttattttttcgttcttgtttctctcttcttttttgggTCATGTGGGCGAGTCCTTGGACAGAGCGTGCCTTGTTTTCTCTATACGCATGACTTgccccaaaaaacaaaaaaaaaaaaactgagcaCGATTTATTTGGATTTTCACTTTACGCATCGTATTTTATGTAATTGCAGACATTCTGCACAGCTGTCGAAACCTTGGCCAAAATCCAAATAAATTCCTTATTTacttattaacatttttattacaaatagaGTTCGACATATTTAGATCATATGTTTTCCAATACATATTCTATTGTATGGAGAATACgttttaatttcgttttgaCTCAACTCAGTTAAAGTAAGTGCAAAAACCGTATAGAAAACAAGAGATGAATACAGTATTCATCatttaatatagtatttaaatacaaatacgaatacaaactacttaaatgtgaaattataGAGCTTATGTCTAatgcacaaatatttcaattatattacaatttatctTTGTAATTTCTCAATGATAACGATGGAATGACAAATGGAAATCAGTGTCTCAGCAGATAGCGCAGCATAATGGCTAAGCCCAGCGATGTGATGAGACTTCCACCAAATCCAGACAGAGAAGTTGCTCCATTGCAGCCATCGTCGCTGCAGGTGCAAATGGTTTGCTTATAGCCCTCATTGTCGGCCGAAAAGCACGAGTTGGGCGTCTTCTCCGCTATCCAGCCGCAGCTGCGATCAATACGATGCTCATCGTACAGCTCCAACTTAATGATTGTCTTCCGGCAGAACGCTTGTTGATCGCCGCCGCCCTGTCCGGTGCATTCCCTCAGATATTGATCGTCGCGTTGGGCACGTGGCGTTTTCACCAACAGATTGGCGCAATCGGCATTCTCATGCGAATTGCACTGATGACAGCGAATGGCCGAaactgcataaataaataatgaataatgcaATCTATCAGCGAAATTGTACAACAATGACATTCCAAAAAAACGAGGGCGAAGTGACAGCTTTGCCCTCGCCCTTTTCAGACATCCCGACATCTTGacagcaaattattttattagccCCCATTGGCTGTCAGCCActaagcacaaaaaaaacaagtaagaaggctacagtcgagtgtgttcgactgtgagatacccgctatccattttgaatagaaGCAAAACATTTCGGTATTACTCTCAAATATATCaacataatataccacaaaaaagaCTGAAAATGTATCGAAtcgtatatttggtatactgataTGGTTgtcgcattcaaaatataccatattaatatgccacaaaaatactagaaatatacCGACTGgtatacattcaaaatatactatagattgcaaaatataccaaattgacaCAGCAACTAAGCTTCTTATTagatttttgtcaatttgcgggtgcggaagtgggcgtggcaaaaatttgaaataaactcgatctgcgtgcaaacatgacaaatgctgtcaaaaaaatattatagctctatcacttatagtctctgagatctaggtgttcatacggacagacggacagacagacaggcggacagacagacaggcgaatagacggacatggctagatcgtctcggatGTTGACACtcatcaagaatatatatactttatagggtcggagatgccttcttatgcccgttacatacatttcctgtcggcacaaagttataatacccttctaccctatgggtagcggttataaaaagagaaacacTGTTttactgactgactgactgaatgtcTGAGTTTTGCTGGCCAAGTCAGAGACTCTCTGCATTGAGCCTAATAATTGCATGTCAACAGCGAGTGCTTCGAGCTCGCTTtcgattttttgttgtgttggcaCGCAAGTGACACTCGAACTCGATCCGAATGCCTAGATACCCTAACAAATGCTAAGAAACATATCTCAACTCCTAGACTGATTAAAAACcataaattccttttttttgtttaggcATAACTCAAGAATAGTTGGTAAAGTTCAAACTGGCGCGAAAAGTAGAACATTTAATGAACAGCATTAAATGCTGTCAGTTGTTGTAAATGTCGAGTGTCAGACGTTTtacggggcgtatgcgcaatttttttgccattgccaaagTAAAAGGAAATTACGGGTATTTGGCCTACTCAGCTAACATGAAGTGCTGAATTGGgggtgtatctgtgtgtgtgtatatatatatatatgtgtgtgtgtgtggtcggGTCAAGTTATTTCACCTTTGGGTAATTAAGCCGCACAGAAACATTGAATACGACgctaataaaaagaaaagcaactgccataaaaatgcgactgctgttgcaagttggcatttgaatttaaaaccCTAGATCTGAAACTTGagatttggcatttttgcattttcacatttcacaaTATTCTTCCTActattcccatttccattgtATACCGTTTTTTGCTGCATATTCATGCGGCTTGCGGTTTCaacagaacacaacacaacagcaacacagacatgaatttgcaaattcttattgagagaaagagacagtgagagagagaaagagacactGTGCCGCCTTTCAGTTGACAATTGGATGCTAATGAGACGCATT comes from the Drosophila sulfurigaster albostrigata strain 15112-1811.04 chromosome 2L, ASM2355843v2, whole genome shotgun sequence genome and includes:
- the LOC133847345 gene encoding uncharacterized protein LOC133847345 — encoded protein: MPGIMSTKLVYFVFIALTANFLSVSAIRCHQCNSHENADCANLLVKTPRAQRDDQYLRECTGQGGGDQQAFCRKTIIKLELYDEHRIDRSCGWIAEKTPNSCFSADNEGYKQTICTCSDDGCNGATSLSGFGGSLITSLGLAIMLRYLLRH